TGTTGCTGATGAAATTGCTGTACAAGCTGAACATAGAGCTTTGTCTGCATTGCTCTTGGTCCTCCAACAAATTGTTGAGGGGATATCGTTTTTGTTATTCTTAAACGATACCGGTGTATCCGATTTTCATGAAATTGTTTCTTCTACCTCCATtgatattcaaaaatcgTGTTCAAACATGACCTTTGGTGAGTTTTTTACTTCGAAACGGGGTCGAGAAGTAACTAAGGAACTCGTAAATTCTCTTGTCAATAGGCATCTGCAGTCTGGAGGGAATATTGATATGGTTAGTCAGCTTTTACGTAAAAAGTGTGGAAGTTTTTGCAGCGCTGATgatgttttaatttttaaagccGTGGagtctttaaaaaaggcTAAGGATACGGTCGACATTGAAGAGCGACAATCTCTTATAGAGTTATCCTACACCCTCTTTAAAAAGGCTGCACATGTCTTTACTCCCGAAGACCTTCGTTTAGCAGTTGAGGAATACAAGTCTTTGAACGCCTATACAACCGCGGTAAACTTAGCATTACACGTAGCAAGTGCGAGAGACGATCGAAATCAAGCTTTGTCTTACCTTGTCGATGGAATGCCTGAGAACGATCCTAGGCGTGAACCTTTCGAGAGCCGTACAAAGTGTTATTCGTACATTTTTGAGATTTTGGATTCTTTGGAATCTCAAATGTCAAATGATTCGAGTGCAATTAAGGTTGATGTATACGATACTATACAGCGTTCAAAGGATGaactttttcattattgcTTTTATGATTGGTATTCATTTAAGGGGCTTACAGATCGCTTGATTGAGATAGATTCCCCTTACATACAGAGTTATCTGGAACGTAACAGCACCAAAGACATGAAAATTGCTGACTTACTATGGCAGTATTATGCTAAACGAGAACAGTATTATCAAGCTTCAATAGTCTTGTATGATTTGGCTACTACCCACCTTGCATTTAGCCTTGAACAACGCATTGAATATCTTACACGAGCCAAAGGTTTTGGTAGCTGCCACGTCCCTAATTCTCTTAGGcataaaatgaataagGTTATGCTTAGTGTACTAGAGCAGCTAGACGTTGCTAGTATCCAAGATGATGTTTTAATAGCAATCCGTGGTGATATGCGTATTCCTACttcaaaaagagaagaattGAGCAAACAATTGGATGGGGAAATTATACCCCTTAGcgatttatttaataattatgCTGATCCTCTGGGTTACGGTGAGATATGCTTGTCCATATTTCAGTGTGCTGATTACAGAGGAATTAACGAAATCTTAAACTGTTGGGAGTCTATTATTAAAACTACTCATGAGAATGCTATAATATCACCAGTTGGGTCATCCCCTGTCGAAGCAGTTTCCTctacattaaaaaatttgacgCTGAGATTTTCACAATCTGAAAACGTTTTCCCTATTGAGCAAATAATTGACATTACTGAAAGATATGCGTTTGATCAACAAGGTGAAGCGGTAGCTACTGGTTGGGTTATTGATACATTCTTGGGAGCCGGCGTTTCTCAtgaattaatatttattgtacTAAACCAGCTCTACGATCGCAGAGAAAAGCCTTGGCAAGGAAAAGATAGGCTTTTTTTCCtaataaaagaagttaCCCatctattaaaattatgGCATGAAGTGAGTGTAAGAGCCGGAGTTGCTCAAACCTCCAAACCCAGTTTTGATGCTCCTCTTGTTTTGGAAGCAATAGagaaatacaaaaatgCGCTAGGTGCACCCGATACTGCCACGAAAAGTtgcaaagaaaatttaatatcttTAGATTCTGAAATTCGTCAGACATACTAGTGAAAAGATAGCTTTTTATaacaacattttttaaaaagatggTGTTTggtatttaataaatgcAATGATTATATTGGATGGATTTGAAACCTTCACATAATTGGATGTTGTTAACTATCGCTATGACTGTTacatataaaaaaacaatttagaaaatactCTTTTACAGCACTTGCAATGATAAATGTGTGATTAGAAACTAAAAAACctaaatccttttttttttgtaaaatttaaCACCTGCCAAAGTTAGTAATTTAAGTGTGATAAATGACTATGAATAGCTTACATTCTATAAGAAAGGTCTTCTGAAACAGGCTCGCGATTTGGCTCACGTGGATTGAAAGTGTATGAAATATCAATATCAAGTTCGCGGTGGTTTCCTTCTGCAGGTTTGCAAGTAATTGTACCTCTAATGTATTCACCGGCCTATAGAAGTGGTGTTAGTAAATCTtgtaaaagagaaaaaatgtACCTTTACAGTGAGATCCTTATGAGTATAGAAAACAGTTTGTTTCCAATGAGTGTAACGGGAGAATGGGCCGGTACTAAACTTAATAGGTTTATGACAAGCGGAAAATTCGATGTCAAACCACGCAAGGAAAGCATGAACGAAATCGTTGCGAGTAGCGGTTATTTCAAAGGGAGAGGAAAATGCGAggtcttcttttttcacaGTTTTTAAATCTAAATCAAGAATTACACAACTATTGGTATTGACGGCTATGCGATCAACCGTATCAACCAAAGGTTCTTTCCAGACATCCTTTTTTATGGgagaaaaatcaaaaccGTAAACGTCGTCCCAAACTGAGAAATGAATGGTTAGAAAGATACCGACAGATACTTAACTTAAACTTAcatccaattttttcagaTTTGTAATCAGCATCTTCGATGGCTGCTAGTTGAATCTGGGCGCGATCGGGGAATAGAAGACCATCAGGTGCAAGATAGCGGTCACGAGCAACGAGAACTGTGTCGAGCATGCTCTCgtaaagtaaaaagtaGCCCATCCATTCGGATACAATAATATCTACTTTTTCCACAGGAAGTTGTATTTCTTCCATTTTGCCTTGTATTAGAGTAATACGGTCGGAAAGTTTATTAACTTCAACAATCTGTACAGCTTTGTGGATAATTTCGCTCATGTCAACCTACGTTTCGTTAACAATTTATGCAGGGGAGATAAATGGAATAAACATACACCATATACGTGTTTAGCGCCTGCTCTAGCGCAAAACATGGAAAGAATACCGGTACCACATCCAACCTAACAGGTTAGCAagcgaaagaaaaaatatgtaaGTGAAGAAAAACGAGATCTATCCTAAATAACTGGTAAGCATACATCAAGAACAATTTTATCACGAAAGAGATGTGGGTTTTGCATGATTGCGTCGCGATAGGAAAGCGTACGGACATCATCCTTTAACATTTCTTCATGAATTCCCCAATGAGAGTAACTGAAAATTAGTATACTGATCGGataatcaaaaaatcacaattcaagtattttaaaaagataaaaatttataactCTTGATGACAATTGCCTTCACGAAGAGATCGAAAACCTAATTAAATTGCTTCTACGTCGTTGATTGTTGCGATTAataaaacagtaaaaatacCTGTCAAAATAATCTATTTATTAGCAAGGACTGACGGGAAAAGTTAATGTGGTTTAAGTTGGGATTAAAAGTATCTTTTCAACGAATGTCAGATAAACAGAAATAATCAACCTCATTTGGCAAGGTATGTATTAAGAACAGTCATTGACTGACAGACGAATCGTTGAGTCTATGGTTAAGTATAAGCCGGAAGCATATACTTGAGGGAAATGTCCAAATGACTAAACGGACTGAAAACCCGATATCCTACCAACTCAATCactgaattaaaaaacttacaaTCCTATGtttagttaataaaatactCAACAGTGGAATTGCATCCAGAACAATTAGTATCATCATAGAGCAAAAAACATACCTTGGCAGTCAAGCCAGAATCCGCGCTTTTCTTGGTATTCCCAGGCATTTTCAAATAGTAAGTAATTTAATTTCCAATTCTGGATGCGAAACGCAAAATCACTCAAACTTATGAAAATTGGTAAACGGCTGTCAACACGACCAACTTAGGTCGCTGGAGAGGCCCTAGTTCTTCAAATGGCAGGCTGTTACTTGGGATGTACTTTATGTGCAACACAACGCTAAGGCAGCATAGTGTACGAAAACAACCAGTCCTACCCTACCCTAACAGAAAACGCCGTCACATTTTAAGCAAACGAAACTTTGGATCACTCGGAAACAAACCTGTGCACAAAACCTCTTACAATGGCCAACACTAAGAAGAGCGCTATTAACCAAGTCGTCACTCGTGATTACACGATTCACATGCACAAGAGACTCTACGGAGTTTCTTTCAAGAAGCGTGCTCCTCGTGCCATCAAGGAAATTGTTGCATTCGCCCAAAAGCATAtggtaagtaaaaaaataagtgaGATTAGTATAAAAGTCTTTATATTTCGTATTCATGGCTACAATATTTCCTCCTTTCTTCCtttctcaaaatttcaGTCCTACTAactgtattttttatagcAAACCAAGGAGGTCCGCGTCGACCCTTCTTTGAACAAGGAAGTTTGGAAGCGTGGTATCAGAAATGTGCCTCACCGTCTTCGCCTTCGTCTCTCTCGTAAGCGTAGTGACGAGGACGACAAGGCTCTCTACACTTACGTTCAAGCTGTTGACGTTGCCAACCCTAAGATGGAGACCACCGTTGTTGAGGAATAAAATATGTGCGTTTTGATGCACGGTTCTATTTTGATATACCAGTATGCTGATATAATTGTAAATTGAATGGTGATCTGTTATACTCGGCGTATTTGAGTTATTTGTAGTGAGAGGTTGAGCTGTAATGGAAGTGAAAGATTTGTAGTAAATATGGAAAAAGATCGTAGCGGGTTTGAAGGATTCAAAATAAGAGCATATCTAATACCGAGTTACTTAGTTTGACGCACCTTTTAATCCACCAATTGTGAACAAGAAAGCAAGTATAAAGAGTGTAGCTTGTATTGCGAAGACGTTTTTGACAGTGAGCGCTTTTTTAATGCAGTTTTGATATTGACACTGTAGATGCCCATTTAGCttaaaatcaaatgaaTAAGAGAATACAACTTAATATATCTTCAGGATGCGTACCTACAAGTTATTTTTCCTACTCATTGACTGATGATGAAAACAAAGGTTGCAATGCCTTAAAAAAGTGAACCTTCAAAAGTAGCGGAATTATTGTCAAtttattgtattatttaatattacTATTCTAATTGTGTCGTAATTAACTGTTCGAAAATATCCACAATGAGCCACCTGATGCATGTGAAATGAAGCAATTCGCTGAGACATAGGTTTCCGAAGGTATCTCCATATTAAGGCAACTGTCCTCTATTAAATATAGCGtcttaaatatttttgtgaTTAATTGCTTTGAAATCTCTTTATTAACTCTCTCCAATTATTTCACTTATTAGCATCCTCTGGTGTACGGCCACCCTTTACCACACATACGCGTGCTTTGTAGAGTTTTATGCTAGCACCTCTTAAAgttgttttctttctttcataaaagaaattaaagcaTATGTTGAGGAACAAGCTTAATTCATCCACATTGTACAGTTAGCTAGTCTTATAAATGGAGACAGATCCGATTTTGAAAGTCGAGCGAGAGCCCGAGTTCACTCCATCTCCGGCCCCGGAGGCTATTGTAAAGGATATTGAACAAGGAGTAGCTCCCGTATCACAGAATGAGCCTGACCGTCCTCAACATTGGATCACAAGGGTAGTCATAATAGTACTCATTGTGCTTGCTTGGTATGATCCCCTCCTTCAGTCATTGTGTTTACTAACTGGTATTGTTTTTAggtatttcttttctttacttcTTTCTATGATGAACAAGTGGATTTTTTCCGAATCAAAAATGGATTTCCAATTTCCTCTGTTTCTTAGCAGTTGTCAAATGCTCGTTCAAATGGGATTTGCAAAGCTAACCATTCTTGCATTTCCTAGATATCaaccaaacaaaaaagataatttttcttggtTAGAGTATTTTTATCGAGCGGGTATTTGCGCTTTGGTAACTGGTTTGGATATTGGGCTCAGTAATGCCTCATTGGAGACTATCACGCTGTCTTTTTATACCATGTGCCGCTCATCAattcttatttttgtattttttttctcgGTCATATTTCGTATTGAAATGTTTGATTGGATTTTGCTTTGTATTACCCTTGTTATCTCTGCAGGAGTTGTACTTATGGTAGCTACGGAAACACAATTTGTACTCAGCGGATTTCTTCTTGTCATGGCGTCTTCGGTACTTTCAGGTTTGCGTTGGGCTTTAACCcaaaagcttttgcttGATCATCCTTGGACCTCCAACCCCTTTACCTCTCTGTTTGCTCTTACGCCGttgatgtttttgtttttgctcGTTGCAggattaatttttgaaggacCTGTTCGTTTTATCGAATCCCCAGCTTGGAAAGAATTCGGTCCTTTTATGTCTGTTGTCATTCTTGTTCCAGGAACGCTTGCATTTTTCATGGTCGCTTCAGAATTTGGACTGATTCAAAAGACGAGTATTGTGACTTTAAGCGTTTGtggaattttaaaagaaattataacTATCATCGCTTCTACATTGTTTTACCATGACATTCTTCTTCCTATCAACATTGTCGGCTTGGTAATCACGCTTTGCGGAATCGGTGTCTACAATTATTATCGTATTACAAAgggaaacaaaaaagaagccgAGAAAGAAGTAGAATATattgttttgaatgaaaatgcttagatttctttcttcttgaaACAATTTCCTTGTTGCTAGTATTGCGCGTTCTGTCGTTACATGTCTTCTTTCTTATCTCACCTGTGTTGCATTAAAGCAGAACACAACAGCGTGATGATACTTTTCACAAATAACTCCCTCTCCTCATTTTGGTTTGCATAGCTTTCTTATTAACACTTggttctttattttttttagtaatttGAGTGATACGAATGTCTTCTATCCTTATTCATTGGCCGACTAGGCCatggtttttttatttcttaatatttcttcttatttttcttccttttaaTGCATCCACATAACAAGTTCTCGATAATTCCAAGAACAGAGTTTTTGATCATTGGTCAGCTAGTCTCAATGTGTTTAATCGTTATGGTGAAATAATCttaattctttattataGACAAACttaattttgtatatttgaATTCACAATTTATACTTACACACATTGCATGCTTGGAAAGGTAATTATTCCTCGATTCTTATTTGACTCATTCCACGAATCAACTGGAGATCGTTGATATAGTCAACTCATAATTATGAGGAGACTTGATTTACTTATTTTCTACATACATATGCCCCTTATGTTCTTTCTATGTTTCATTTTCACTGAAAGCGTAAAGATAAAAATCTTGATTGAGACAATTAATTTTCTATCGCATTGTATGATGGAATTTTGTATAGTGAATAGGATTAAAGATCTTAGCACTATGTTTAAACaggtttttttcattgttcaataatattctttcttcatccatttaatatatttattttaataatgctattggtattattttattgaaatttacaTATATATTCGTTTATAACGTAGGCTACACTTTATAGTTTAAAGACAGTTATTGTAACTGTTATGTTTCcttgtcagcaatactacactacgctatgatacactacgttgcgtatcactatatgtcacatgttctaattatatatcgtactatgtatgatacgaaattgagattgatcttaatgataatctattaagatctatattatctgaatactataaatagagctactgctgaacctcgttcctcagttcagttatgagctatattagtgataggtaacattataacccagttaatacaatacctatactcagttgctacttatacaacctgtgtattgtaatataatagatcacaaggaaaactcaccgtaattctacgtatccttaaatcagataccaaactaCGTAGCTTACATTCCTTATACTTCAATTGCGATTCTTTCAACCCCGTTATTTGTGGAGGACGAAAAGAATTCGATACtctaaatattttattaccTTTCGACTACTCTTTTTAGTACAATTGCTAATTCCCTTTCAATcagtttttatattatctttcttatttatagttgctaaatttttatcaattgaGCGTCAATTCGCGAAAACCGTAAGACGCAGTTAGCAAAAAACTCCACACAAGCGTGCAACCAAAATACATATCTTTCAGTTTACTCGAAATTTATCATGTCTCGTGTGAAAACGACGGTGGTACGAAAGGCTGGTGGACAAGTATGGGAAGATCCGACTTTGCTCGAATGGGATCCAAATCATTTTCGTCTATTTGTTGGAAATTTAGGAAATGATGTTAACGACGAGAGTTTATACCAGGCTTTTAGTGAATATCCATCTCTcgtaaaaacaaaagtcgTTAGAGATCGTGAAGGTAAAACAAGGGGTTTTGGATTTGTATCGTTTAAGGATTCtgatcaatttttgaaggcCTGGcgagaaaaaaatggtaaATATATTGGAAGCCGTCCAGTTAAACTTAGgtatgtttaaaaaaaaaagaaagggtGCATTATTTGAAGGAAAGGGTGTCAATAGCTAACGGTGATGGAAAACGTATTTAAAGCTCAATAGGCTGCCAAATTGTTTCATAGAAAATCCTAATGTCTagtttaaatttctttttcccaAAATCACCGACAATTTTGCTTTGAACTCACTCCTTCTATTACATCTATGGTTAGTTTTTTTACACTACTAACATGTATGTTTTCTAGTCGTGCTACTTCTGATGTTAAGCCAAATGaggtaaatgaaaaaacaatcGATTCTAAAATACGGAATTCACTTTACTCTCGAACTATTCATCACGGGAACCGtgttcaaaagaaaataaaaaataagcatggtaaaaa
This portion of the Schizosaccharomyces pombe strain 972h- genome assembly, chromosome: I genome encodes:
- a CDS encoding splicing factor, WW domain -binding Rbm42, whose product is MSRVKTTVVRKAGGQVWEDPTLLEWDPNHFRLFVGNLGNDVNDESLYQAFSEYPSLVKTKVVRDREGKTRGFGFVSFKDSDQFLKAWREKNGKYIGSRPVKLSRATSDVKPNEVNEKTIDSKIRNSLYSRTIHHGNRVQKKIKNKHGKNSSKSSRAAQSAAAELISSSSITGARPANSTSVPNAVNTEISAARATESEASRNQTKASRDYSRASSFRRV
- the rmt1 gene encoding protein arginine N-methyltransferase Rmt1; the protein is MPGNTKKSADSGLTAKDYYFDSYSHWGIHEEMLKDDVRTLSYRDAIMQNPHLFRDKIVLDVGCGTGILSMFCARAGAKHVYGVDMSEIIHKAVQIVEVNKLSDRITLIQGKMEEIQLPVEKVDIIVSEWMGYFLLYESMLDTVLVARDRYLAPDGLLFPDRAQIQLAAIEDADYKSEKIGFWDDVYGFDFSPIKKDVWKEPLVDTVDRIAVNTNSCVILDLDLKTVKKEDLAFSSPFEITATRNDFVHAFLAWFDIEFSACHKPIKFSTGPFSRYTHWKQTVFYTHKDLTVKAGEYIRGTITCKPAEGNHRELDIDISYTFNPREPNREPVSEDLSYRMC
- the pet3 gene encoding phosphoenolpyruvate transmembrane transporter Pet3 translates to METDPILKVEREPEFTPSPAPEAIVKDIEQGVAPVSQNEPDRPQHWITRVVIIVLIVLAWYFFSLLLSMMNKWIFSESKMDFQFPLFLSSCQMLVQMGFAKLTILAFPRYQPNKKDNFSWLEYFYRAGICALVTGLDIGLSNASLETITLSFYTMCRSSILIFVFFFSVIFRIEMFDWILLCITLVISAGVVLMVATETQFVLSGFLLVMASSVLSGLRWALTQKLLLDHPWTSNPFTSLFALTPLMFLFLLVAGLIFEGPVRFIESPAWKEFGPFMSVVILVPGTLAFFMVASEFGLIQKTSIVTLSVCGILKEIITIIASTLFYHDILLPINIVGLVITLCGIGVYNYYRITKGNKKEAEKEVEYIVLNENA
- the rpl31 gene encoding 60S ribosomal protein eL31 — protein: MANTKKSAINQVVTRDYTIHMHKRLYGVSFKKRAPRAIKEIVAFAQKHMQTKEVRVDPSLNKEVWKRGIRNVPHRLRLRLSRKRSDEDDKALYTYVQAVDVANPKMETTVVEE